A segment of the Synechococcus sp. CBW1002 genome:
CTGCCCGTGCAACTCAGCCAGACGCCTGTCCAGGGGCTGGCGGATGTCCAGGCTGGTGTAAGGCTGGGGAAACAGGGTGGCCATGCAGCTGGCGGACCGAACCGGAAGAAGAACAACCTGTCCGGCAGATTCGTTGCCGGAACTGGAGCAGGGGACAGGGAACCCAGCTTCACTGTGTTCACCCCAGCCGGGGCGGGCCGGCACGCTCAATAAAGCGTTCCACTCCAACGATTAGATTCAACTCTTCCAGGCCAGGCAGCAGCTCAGATAGCAGCCAGGCCCAGCAAGATGTGTTGATGCCCTCACCAACGCCGAAAACCAAGGGCGGTGATTCGGAGGAAGGACGCATCCTGCCCAGCCTCAATGACCTGGCTGCGGCCAGCCTGGAGCTGGTTCACGACGCCATCCTGCTGATCGAGGCGACCAGCGGTGCGTTGATCGAGGCCAATCCAGCCGCCCGCCGGTTGCTTGACAGCGGCTCGGGTGGACCAGGCGTCGCCAGCTCGAATCCCGCCGCCCCGGCGGATCCTGCGGTGCTGTCAGCTCTGCTGGCTCAGCTGCCGCCGCTGAGCCAGCTGCGGCAGCAACCCATGGGCCGCGCCGTGGCCCTGTGGACGGCAGCGGATCCAGGTCTGCCTGTGGAGCTGACCTATCGGCTGCAGGGCCTGGAGAGCGACAGCGGCTCTCTGGACGTGCTGCTGCTTGTGCTGCATCAGCCCCAGCCGCCGCTGGGGTCTCCGCCGGTCGTGCAGCTGCAGCACCTGAACGATCTGCTGAACGAAGCCGAACGGCAATCCCACATCGGCAGCTGGGAGCATGTGCACGCCACCGATGCGCTGGTCTGCTCCAGGGAGGCCCGCCGGATCTGGGGACTGGAGGACAGCGGCGATGAAACCTTGCGCTTCGCCAGCCTGCTGGCCCGGCTCGACCCCGACGATCAGACCAGGCTGCTGCACGCCTATGAACGAGCCATCCAGATCGGCGATCCGTTCCAGGTGGATTACCACCTGCAGCTGCCCCATGGCCCCCGCAGGACCCTGCGGCAGCAGGGCGAGACCGACTACGCCGTGAACGGCGAGCCGCTGCACACGGTCGGCACGCTGCAGGACATCACTGAGATCAACGCCCTGCAGGACCAGCTCGAGCAGGCCGCCTATACCGATCCGCTCACCGGACTGCCGAACAAGGCCGCCAGCCTGCGCCATCTCGAGCAGCTGCTGAAGGGGCGGCCCTACAACCAGTGCATCGGCCTGATCAACCTCGATCTCGACAGCTTCCAGTCGATCAACGACAGCTTTGGACCGGAGGCCGGCAACCACCTGCTCTCCGCCATGGCGATGTGGCTGCGCAACCGGCTGGAGCCCGACGACTGGATCGCTCGACTGGGCAGCGATGAATTCCTGGTGATCCGCGGCAACGGAACCAACTCCCTGGGAGATGCGGTGGCCCTGGCCAAGGAACTGCAGCAGTCGTTGATCCAGACGGCCCAGCTGGCCCCGCTGCTGCCGGTGCAACCCAGCGCCTGCTTCGGCGTGAGCACCTGCCCCGAACACGGCATCGACCCCCATCTGCTGCTGCAGGCCGCCAACACCGCCCTGATGGAGGCCAAGCGCAGGGGCAGGAACCAGCTGCACCCCTATTCGACCAGCCTCAGCACCCGCATCCGCGAACAACTGGATCTGGAGATGCAGCTCAGCCATGCCGTGGAGCGCCAGCAGCTGCGGCTGGTGTATCAGCCCCAGGTGGATGGGGAGGGGCGGCTGATCGGCGCCGAAGCCCTGGTGCGCTGGTTCAAGACGCCCGCGACCTGCGTACCCCCGGATCAGTTCATCCCCCTGGCGGAGCGCTCGGGCCAGATCCACGCAATCGGCGCCTGGGTGGTGGAGGAAGCCTGCCGGCAGCTGCGGCAGTGGGACCTGCAGGGCCTGAGGCTGCCGCTGCTGGCCGTGAATGTGTCCGGCGTGCAACTGGAGCCGCAGGACCCACCCCTGGAGGCGGCCCTGGCAGCGGCCCTGGCACGGCATGCCATTCCCCCGCAGCGGATCGAGCTGGAGATCACGGAAACCGCCCTGATCAGCAATCCCCAGCAAGCGCGCCAGCAGCTGCAGCAACTGGCCCATCAGGGATTTCGCCTGGCCATCGACGACTTCGGCACCGACTTCTCCTCCCTGGAGACCCTGCACGCCCTTGCGCTCAACAAGCTCAAGATCGATCGCTGTTTCATCAACGCCCTCGAGACCGACCTCACCGATCAGGTGATCGTGCGCGCCACGCTGTCGATGGCGCGGGAGCTGGGGCTGGAGACCCTGGCCGAAGGCGTGGAGACGGCTCAGCAGTGGCAGCTGCTCAAGCAGCTGGGCTGCTCCAGCTTCCAGGGGTATTTCTTCGATCGCCCCCTGACGGCAGAGGCCTTTGCACAACGGCTGCTCGAGCCCCTCACCCCCTCCGCGCAGACCGCTTGAGCCCGGCGCAGACCGCCGGCTCGACCTGAATCGCGGGCAACCTTGCGAAGAAATGCTCCAGGACGTACCAAGCTGTGTCCCTCGTCAAACTGGCCGTAGCTGAAAGCCTTGGCCTGACTACAGTGGATGGATTCGGCACCGGGGAGGCTGGCTCGGGGTGACCATGGTCGGGCCTCAAGCGTCGTCGAATCCGCACGATCCCCTGCGAACCAAGGTCCCTCTGGTCCTCAGGGCCAGCGGCCCAGCGACCGAGAACCCTACCGACGAGCCGGCGGATCCATTCATCCCCCGCGCCCTCAGCCTCGCTGATGTGTTCCGCTACGCCCCGGAGGTCAGTGGCGACGACTACGTGCTGTTCGATCCCATAGCGCTCCGCTTCCTCGACTGCAACCGTTCCGCCCACGAACGGCTTCAGTACAGCCGGGAGGAATTTCTCGCCCTCGACCCCGCCGAGATCCAGGCCAACCACAACGAGGGCTGCGTCTGGCTCGCCAAACTGGCGGCCCGGATGCTGCAGGAAGGGCATGGCAGCT
Coding sequences within it:
- a CDS encoding bifunctional diguanylate cyclase/phosphodiesterase, whose protein sequence is MPSPTPKTKGGDSEEGRILPSLNDLAAASLELVHDAILLIEATSGALIEANPAARRLLDSGSGGPGVASSNPAAPADPAVLSALLAQLPPLSQLRQQPMGRAVALWTAADPGLPVELTYRLQGLESDSGSLDVLLLVLHQPQPPLGSPPVVQLQHLNDLLNEAERQSHIGSWEHVHATDALVCSREARRIWGLEDSGDETLRFASLLARLDPDDQTRLLHAYERAIQIGDPFQVDYHLQLPHGPRRTLRQQGETDYAVNGEPLHTVGTLQDITEINALQDQLEQAAYTDPLTGLPNKAASLRHLEQLLKGRPYNQCIGLINLDLDSFQSINDSFGPEAGNHLLSAMAMWLRNRLEPDDWIARLGSDEFLVIRGNGTNSLGDAVALAKELQQSLIQTAQLAPLLPVQPSACFGVSTCPEHGIDPHLLLQAANTALMEAKRRGRNQLHPYSTSLSTRIREQLDLEMQLSHAVERQQLRLVYQPQVDGEGRLIGAEALVRWFKTPATCVPPDQFIPLAERSGQIHAIGAWVVEEACRQLRQWDLQGLRLPLLAVNVSGVQLEPQDPPLEAALAAALARHAIPPQRIELEITETALISNPQQARQQLQQLAHQGFRLAIDDFGTDFSSLETLHALALNKLKIDRCFINALETDLTDQVIVRATLSMARELGLETLAEGVETAQQWQLLKQLGCSSFQGYFFDRPLTAEAFAQRLLEPLTPSAQTA